The window GATTTGGAAAGttatctattttgatgttattTCTAAAGTCCAGAGCATTCACACTCGTTTCCCCCGCTCCGTCCCTTTTAACCCAAAAACTGTTATATCATttcttcttggaaccttcaggttGACCTCATTCAGCCTACTTGAGCTGTCAGTTGAAAGCTGCTCCCCTTCCCTTCTTGTCTTTGTTGTAGCTTTGTGttgtcttttatattttttttgattcCCTTCGGTTTGGCTTTCTTGTTGNNNNNNNNNNNNNNNNNNNNcccccccccccccccgctttttctcccttgtatattcttctcttctcggAAATAAATTATTTACTCATCCAAAAAAAAGTCACTTTAgcgatgtttgattgcaaggcaaatttaaagggaagaaaagtgaaattttcatacttaaaaaggaaacgtttgtaatcattactccaCGTAATGATATAGACTATATaaaatttcttaccatactTAGTGATGATATACATTATATaaaatttcttaccatattcagtgctgatatattttatattttatagcaaagattttaagatgaaaagtaaagtgaaatttaataaccagatggagtgatttggagttagtgatataatcacatggggtaatgattacaaaagtttattTTTGTAAGTTTAGACATTTCACTTCCTTTTCCTTTGATTCCCCTCACAACCAAACGGAGCTGAATTCATTTTGAATTTCCATTGCATTTGGTGCTTAAGTGTGATCCATTACAACAGTGCCTCCAACCTTTTTTGAATGCAATCTTTGCATTGAAAAGGGTCATGATAGAAGTTCCAAACATTGTCTTTAGCTAAAAATTGCAGCTTCGACCCTTTGATCATGAGTAGGGATATGGTACATAAAAGGGGTGCCACGCTCATGGCTAGGAAAATATGGATTTGGTACTTATCCACCTCTCAAGCAGTCAAGCATATCTTCAAAGGGCAATGACAGATTCTTGTCAAGAATGTTGCGCGTGGGTTCCTTCTATGCAAACTTCAACCTCTTTTTGTAAATTTACAAAAGACAAATCTTTGATTCTCTATCATCAAGGAAACCTATTATTGTGGGTAAAGAGATGCTGGCTGTTGTTGCTCCATCACTATAGACCTGTTAGGTATtaagaaaaagggaaagaaggcTGCCTGGTCCCTGCGCCTAAACACTTGAGCAAGTGAAATTGTCACCCCACCTTTGTGAAATCAATAATCATATTCGTGTATATGCCTTTGTGTGCACTCCCATTGGTCTTGTGTTGGTACAGCGCCAGCGACAGCGACAGCGATAGCGATCTCtggcaaaaacaaaaacaaaatgatgGGAGCCAACACAGCTCAACAACCCAAATTTGCAGTCACACTTGCGCCCCATCATCCTAGGTAGGTCAGGGTTCTCCTATGTCTGTTTTATACTTGTGAGTTGTGAATTTGTGGTCTTCTGAAAATTGTATATCTTGGTGTTTCACTCATAATCAGCACACTATTATTTTATATGACTTTTAAGTTCTAACTTATTTCTTTGTATGGTTTATCTTTTTCCAGTCCTAGTAAGACTTCATTGTATATGTCTGATTAAAATCTCCTATTTTACAGAGAAGGAGCAAGGACaggaagaaaatggaagaattgTTGTGAACCCCCAAAGAAGATAGAAGtgaagagataaagaaagaaagcGAAAACAGAATGGAAAATGTAACAGAGAACTGAAAGAAGCACAATAAGTACCTTTTGCATCTTGCTAGGCAAGCTCTTCAGAAAAGATGAAAGTCAAAGTCCTCAAACCCATATTGTGGATTACGCCAGCCAGCTCTTCCCTCTACCCTTCTATCCCTACCCCCTCCCTATTGGTGAGCTGCCGAAGCATGCTCTGATTTAAGGGTATAATCAATTAAGTTTCGGTGCATACGGTGCAATTctattcggttcacatttatttggctgaaaccaaaatcaaaccatttactaaatggttgcattttcaaaaatagcaatTGTTTAGTAAATAGTTTCGGTTCCACAGTTTTTAAACGGTGTTGATTTCTTCCATATCATTTCTAAACGATTAGTAATTAATttgttagtttattcacttgcttatgaaaatttacttttattgataaacgtttcaatcttgtatcaaattaaacgAGACATTAAACAAGCAAgaatttaactacataactacataataggagtaaattattgaatagattgTTGGACATCCTCTGTGGTCCTTAATTTtttcctaaattaaaccattatgtctTGTTTAAGCAATCAAATATTTGATGGTTATAACTTATAAGGTTTAATCGAATCGATTTTGATAATTTAAACGATTTGATGTTCACAGCGCCATttcgatttgaaaccaacgggttaaacaGGTAAAACCAACTCGACCGATTTAACTAATCAGTCTTAAACTTAAAACTataaccaaaccatttactaaacagttttacAATTTTAATGTAAACGGTTCACTTtgatttcgataaacggtttcgatttcaaattcacatccttactctGATTGGTGTGCTCCCATATACCGCTAGTTCAGAGAAACCGTTCCCTTTTTGTCATATTTTTCTTGTGGGTCTTATCCTTGATAAGTACTTGAGCTCTCCAAACTCCTTGTGTTGGTGGGTTAGTGTTTTCAAGGGCGGGCCATTATAAAGGAATCTAAATCCTCAGATGTCAAAGACACATTCACTACCAAGACTTCCAACCAAGATGATGCAACTCTCTTAGCTAAAACCACATACGCAAACCAAAAAATATACGGGGAAGGGGGGAAATGAAATCTGCTCTCTTGAAACTCGATTCAAAATCTGTATATAGGTCTTTGTATGGAGATGAAGATAAAGAACATGCAACAGAACTTAGTTGCAGACGACATCAGAATAAAAACCTATCGTCCTCCTCTGACAATCTTGAACATCAAGTAATTCCACATCGAAAACCTCAAATTGTTTTGAACTGAAAAATGTAGATGGGCCCACCTGTAAAATACAAAAACACTTCATTACTATTCCTGATCCAATGATCAAAACCACCTAGAAAAGCAAACAAATTCAGTAAATGCCTCTCATTCAAAAGGGTTTTATTTGGACCAATTGCCATTTGTAGGGGGAAATGTTGGAATAAACTCCAATGAACCATTGAAATTCTTGACTACTTGCTGGAAGGTGAATTAAAATGATCTAGGGGGGAGGGGTCAGATCCACAGCTGAAACCAACAGTGTCCATGTTTCAACTGTTTCACTGAACCTACACCAGGACAGACCTACAGAGTCCACAACTGTAAGAGTACAGATAGTCAGCAGTGTCATTGATTTTTCACTAAACCAAagatggaaaataaaaagggggagTACTAGCACTCCAACCTTTTAACTCACTGTTCTGAAGAAAGGCAGATAAGTGTTCAGCGCAAAAAAATGGAGTTTCAATGGCACtgcttaaaaggaaaataagagtAATAGTCCAATTGAAAAACAGAAAGATAAAGAAATCCCAAACATACTGGTGGTCCAAGTTCTGGAGGAATGATTATTCTTCTCTTCCCCCCAGGTTTCATCTCTTTAATTCCTTCCTCAAATCCTGCATTGATTCAATCAGTTAACAATAGTcatggtattcatgaagaaagaaacaagaataatTATCCACTTTGAAGCATAATTTTTCACCTGGAACCAATGCATTGGTGCCCATCCGGATCTTTGCAGGAGAACCACGAAAATATGTGCTATCAATACGACGACCTGATTCATTATAGCCAACATAGTGAAAAGTCACCTGTCATCAAAGTAACCTGAattaaacttttctttttttcagggGGGGATAGTTAACCAAGATTTTTATTAGGACTTTAGgagcaaagaaaaaatatacaagaaGACAAAAACAACACAGCAACAGGGAGCCATCAAAGGCCAAGAACCCACCAAATGACTACACAATGGGTTAGGGGCCCAAATACAAGGAATGTCTAGAGACCCCATCTTAAATTAGAGCAACCTGTTGAAGATGATCTATAAAGAAACCCCAtcttcaattaatttttttttttttaagtgtatCAACATTGCTTGgtaatttcattaaattttatTGGGAAACTGCAGAAAATCACTTATTTGGGGTTTTTGAGAATCCATATGAATTTTCATGCATTAAACCTTTGCTTTAAATACTTCACAAACTACATCTTTCCTGTCTTGGTAGAACAAAAGGTAGTAATAGTCTTAAAAATGGTCAATGCAAAGTCAAGTGCTGCAAGAAGGCAATCAGATTGTCAGTGAATGACATGTAGATCTTTGGAAGAGGATCACGATTTACTTGACTAAAATAGGCCGGGGAAGGGTTAAGGGCAGAGAATAGGAATAGCGATTCAACCCAAAATAGGGTGATCACTGTAATCACCCACAAAAAATTACAACACAATATGAAGCTAGATGATTCTTACAAACTATGGTTAGTAGAGTCCCACAAAAATAGTGGCCAACTCACCCCCTCTTTGCCAAATCATCAGTTCTCACCAAACTTGGCCTCCAAATGAATATACTTtgggtgatatatatatatatatatatatatgaactaGTCCTCTTTAATGGCACAAAGAGAAACATTACTTCATAATTGCCTTTCTTCTCTAAAATAATGGAATACTTCCAAAGTTAGTTATTAGAGTAAGCTCAATTCAGTTTCAAATCAATGAGATCAACATGCTAGCATATGCCATGAAAAGACAGTAATTTTCTCACAACGAGCCATTCCtatatttgaactttgaaggccaTTTTTGCAATTAAAACCAAATCTACAGTAATTATCAGGAAAGGAAGCCTAACTTTATAAGACGGTGAAAGTAAACCTGTTGACCAGCCTTTGGGCAATCACCTTTACCAACTTCAATATCCGAGTATATAAGTCCCGAGTCACACTTTACGTAGTTGTCAGATGCCACAACCTTTACCTGGAAACCTGAATAATTTTCCAAacatttttgttaaccaaatgGAATTGAGCAGAAGGTGCCAACCATCTGCACAATCCAACAGTCTGCAACAAGAAGTTTCAAAATGAGCTTTACTAATGGATATTTCTGAATCTTTCTAATAAATTCACATATTTACATATCTAATTCATGACGCTGGAGGATTCAAACATGGATTGTACTATTTAAGTAGAACTTAGTCTTAACATACCTAGAGTCCCCATTGGTCAAGTCAGTCTGGCTAAAACTATGTCATAGCAAACCACAGTTGTTTAAACAAAGGAATTGTACAGTTACGGTAGGAAATAACATAAACTCGACtcattcttaagaaaaaaaaaagaaagatatggACCTTCCTCTGAAATTGTATGTTTTTCacagtttttcttttctttagaaTTTAGTGGTTGTGCCTCACAATTTACAAAGATCAAGTTGAGTGTGGGCTGAAGAATCAGTCTCAGTGATGTGATTTTAGGCCTTGGTGGCAGCAGAGTACAGAGGTATGATATAGCACCCATTCATATAATTGGAATCATAGTGCTAATATGCCACATAAATATCCTTTAGTGAATGCAATTACATTGATTCTTTCAGATTGTGAATGTTTATGAATGAATTAAGATGAACTAGCTCATGGTATTATCGAAATCTCATCACACACTTCTTTTTATCTAAAACAGTATAAAAGGAACAAGATAAAACCTTCTCTAACAAAATTTGGGAAGTCCGGAGGAACATTATTGGCTTCTTGCATCCGCCTGTTCTGTTCAAGCAAGCGCTTTTCATCATACCCGCTCTTACTCTTCGTCTTTCCAGATGCAGATGTAGGAAACAAGCCTGAGGAGACTAAAAAGAACAGGACGTACctcctcctcaaattctctGCGGAAAACAGTGTGTATCCGGAGAATTCTCTACTCGTCCATAACCTGTTCATCATAA is drawn from Macadamia integrifolia cultivar HAES 741 chromosome 7, SCU_Mint_v3, whole genome shotgun sequence and contains these coding sequences:
- the LOC122083523 gene encoding peptidyl-prolyl cis-trans isomerase FKBP20-2, chloroplastic isoform X2; its protein translation is MQLISTTSLSSFPCRTPSLEPTLRSFCFQKKQTLLCCFTRNHSDDKLWTSREFSGYTLFSAENLRRRYVLFFLVSSGLFPTSASGKTKSKSGYDEKRLLEQNRRMQEANNVPPDFPNFVREGFQVKVVASDNYVKCDSGLIYSDIEVGKGRRIDSTYFRGSPAKIRMGTNALVPGFEEGIKEMKPGGKRRIIIPPELGPPVGPSTFFSSKQFEVFDVELLDVQDCQRRTIGFYSDVVCN
- the LOC122083523 gene encoding peptidyl-prolyl cis-trans isomerase FKBP20-2, chloroplastic isoform X1 — encoded protein: MQLISTTSLSSFPCRTPSLEPTLRSFCFQKKQTLLCCFTRNHSDDKLWTSREFSGYTLFSAENLRRRYVLFFLVSSGLFPTSASGKTKSKSGYDEKRLLEQNRRMQEANNVPPDFPNFVREGFQVKVVASDNYVKCDSGLIYSDIEVGKGDCPKAGQQVTFHYVGYNESGRRIDSTYFRGSPAKIRMGTNALVPGFEEGIKEMKPGGKRRIIIPPELGPPVGPSTFFSSKQFEVFDVELLDVQDCQRRTIGFYSDVVCN